The Pseudomonas sp. R4-35-07 nucleotide sequence CGATGTAGTTCAAGCCTCGCGCGCCCTGCAGCAACGCAGCGGCGAGCTTGACCTGCTGGTTGCCCTTGATGTCTTCGGTGCCGATGTTCAGCAAGGCCACGCGTGGCCGTACCACGCCCAGCGCTTCGGCCGCCACCGAGCCCATCACGGCGAACTGGAACAGGTGCTCGGCACTGCAGTCGACGTTCGCCCCCAGGTCCAGCAACTGGCAATAACCTTTCTGCGTCGGAATCGCCGCCACCATCGCCGGCCGGTCGATGCCCGGCAGCGTCTTGAGCACATGCCGCGACAAGGCCATCAGCGCGCCCGTATTGCCGGCGCTGACACAGGCCTGCACCTTGCCGTCGCGCAACATTTCCAACGCCACGCGCATGGATGAGTCGGGCTTGCCGCGCAGGGCCGCTGCCGGCTTTTCGTCCATGGTGATGGCTTCGCTGGCCGCTGTAACCGTCAGGCGCGCGCGATCCACCGCCGGATGGCTGGCAATCAGTTCTTCAAGTAGGGAGGGTTGACCGACGAGGGTCAGGTGCAGCGAGGGCGTTGCAGACAGGCTGGCAATGCAGGCCTGAACAATGCTGCGGGGACCGAAGTCCCCGCCCATTGCGTCAATCG carries:
- the plsX gene encoding phosphate acyltransferase PlsX, which gives rise to MSAQVIAIDAMGGDFGPRSIVQACIASLSATPSLHLTLVGQPSLLEELIASHPAVDRARLTVTAASEAITMDEKPAAALRGKPDSSMRVALEMLRDGKVQACVSAGNTGALMALSRHVLKTLPGIDRPAMVAAIPTQKGYCQLLDLGANVDCSAEHLFQFAVMGSVAAEALGVVRPRVALLNIGTEDIKGNQQVKLAAALLQGARGLNYIGFVEGDGLYRGEADVVVCDGFVGNILLKSSEGLATMIATRIEALFKQNLVSRAVGALALPLMRRLQADLAPARHNGASFLGLQGIVVKSHGSAGVEGFQSAIARAVIEIQENLPQRLHGRLEDLLP